One segment of Luteolibacter rhizosphaerae DNA contains the following:
- a CDS encoding PQQ-dependent sugar dehydrogenase, with translation MYARSLGLLLLLAAPLHALPIGTEDFSYANNTPVAGNTGGTGFNKNLFNGDETAFISDWDAVFGIPTTNNGQLLTNNAGAKREYNGTIEGAGGAANDGQDDHERSGAIRAAGRVFYRFNMTRAASTTWSGASSYDFGTERIFFGVPSSSGTTGGLEFGCQISGSGGATYLSGIPADTGTHTLVAILDFDHNFIGIWLDPDGSDFYNETTGAHSCDAGGVYNGTNWSTAVRLAASSGGSTRWDNLSVATKWTDLGYIDPNDTDGDGMADTWELANNLNVGTNDSELDQDNDGLANLAEFLRGTDPHEEDSDGDGYEDGEEVAVGTNPNNPASYPGAPLPENLVGSERFNYPDGPIGGQSGGAHWDADNSEENNPFLGHTGSPSDWDVTSGTPQVTAGVLITQNSGAKREYNGPTEGVGATSDERAGAVNGTPTFRSHAIYYKFEMTRGADTQWSGASSFDFGQERYLFGVPGAANPASGSREFAIHDLNTNQWSYSGIVPITGQTYTLVAKIDFDSDIAALYLDPDLAQAEGLNDPAAVYPHTSDNWSSSVRLASGGSGQVQWDNLRVAYTWGELNDGPPVANDDSVTLHHNTIARIKVLGNDGGAIDPSSVSILAQASHGQAEANADGTILYRHLGGTPATDAFTYQVRNPDNTFSDTATVTLNFTGAARFDSDFVSFPSSPPLGALRVEDAFPGVTFDSPHGFSTIPGDTRKLFITEGGGRVFLIPDISTPAKVQILDISAAVQHDNNEQALKGIAAHPQWASNGYIYVTYNSKAGTVRLSRFTCETTAPYTAGSELILIDQDCDDSIHNIGTCQFGPDGYLYVSFGDEGTQQDGHNNSQHIDRNLWSCIIRIDVDKKPGSLPPNADPGADPYAGPDPAGQSNDADLVIPRVAGEAHYAIPADNPFVGATSFNGITLDPARVRTEIFVAGLRNPWRFSPEDSDGNGSVDQIWVGDVGRSAREELSVLTPGDNGGWGWREGSVAGMRDGDDLNGAPESAATLAAPLWDYAHGGGSLQGQSITGGFIYRGTAIPQLSGKYIFADYVSGNIWSLTPGGGAPVIERLGGEVAIVGLLTDPATGDILLLDRGNNGTSQGTGGIKRLTLGTDDSTLPATLSATNFFADIAELTPNPGAQAYVPNLRFWSDHAEKQRWFLIKNSTDTLGYSQDAAWSQPAGMIWVKHFDYPLEWESFTRSINGQSYTDRRPVAGSARRRLETRFLIRNEDGAYGISYRWAAPDSGVQTDAALADDDGESFDIGITLDGSPSAATWEIPSRAACMTCHTPEAGHALSFNTRQLNTVGTVSGLTGNLLTVLSSTGYLDGFSGDPASLPRHYRPDESGESLEARVRSYIDVNCAYCHKSGGTGGGTWDGRAHLPLAQTGLIHGATVDAPLHPDDRLVVPGNIPRSILFNRIAGANGYTGMPPLATNLPDLEAADLVANWISQELHPFGTYQEWRIARFGNDTSTAGLSTANPDGDKLDNFGEWAFGTDPLSADDAKAATALLLARPSSGEFRFTHRRLRAHALAGIHYTYRTSEDLSEWSGVSVIEEAAVSSPTDPAYETVTLALTPSQLSGVSRLFLQVHASP, from the coding sequence ATGTACGCCCGCTCCCTCGGTCTACTCCTCCTGCTCGCGGCTCCTCTCCATGCACTGCCCATCGGGACGGAGGATTTCTCCTACGCGAACAACACCCCGGTCGCCGGCAATACCGGCGGCACCGGCTTCAACAAGAACCTCTTCAACGGGGACGAGACCGCCTTCATCTCGGATTGGGATGCCGTCTTCGGCATTCCCACGACCAACAACGGCCAGCTCCTCACGAACAACGCGGGGGCGAAGCGCGAATACAACGGCACGATCGAAGGGGCGGGTGGCGCGGCCAATGACGGCCAGGACGATCACGAACGGAGCGGTGCCATCCGTGCTGCGGGCCGGGTCTTCTATCGCTTCAACATGACCCGTGCCGCGAGCACAACATGGAGCGGAGCCAGCTCCTATGACTTCGGTACGGAACGTATCTTCTTCGGCGTCCCGAGTAGCAGCGGCACGACGGGCGGGCTCGAGTTCGGCTGCCAGATCAGTGGTAGCGGTGGCGCCACCTACCTCAGCGGCATCCCGGCCGATACCGGCACCCACACGCTCGTCGCCATTCTCGATTTCGATCACAACTTCATTGGCATCTGGCTCGATCCCGACGGCTCGGATTTCTACAACGAAACGACCGGTGCCCATAGCTGCGACGCCGGCGGTGTCTACAATGGCACGAACTGGTCCACCGCCGTTCGTCTGGCCGCCAGCTCCGGCGGATCCACCCGCTGGGATAACCTGAGCGTGGCCACCAAGTGGACCGATCTCGGCTACATCGACCCGAACGATACCGATGGCGATGGCATGGCCGACACTTGGGAACTCGCGAACAACCTCAACGTCGGAACCAACGACTCGGAACTCGATCAGGACAACGACGGCCTCGCCAATCTCGCCGAGTTTCTCCGCGGCACCGATCCGCATGAGGAAGACAGCGATGGCGACGGCTATGAAGATGGAGAGGAAGTCGCGGTCGGCACCAATCCCAACAACCCGGCCAGCTATCCCGGCGCACCGCTGCCGGAGAACCTCGTCGGCAGCGAGCGCTTCAACTATCCGGACGGCCCCATCGGCGGACAAAGCGGAGGCGCCCACTGGGACGCGGACAATTCGGAGGAGAACAACCCTTTCCTCGGCCACACCGGCAGCCCTTCCGACTGGGATGTCACTTCCGGAACCCCGCAGGTGACCGCCGGCGTCCTGATCACCCAGAACAGCGGGGCGAAGCGCGAGTACAACGGCCCTACCGAAGGGGTGGGAGCGACCAGCGACGAACGCGCAGGCGCTGTCAACGGCACGCCCACCTTCCGATCCCACGCCATCTACTACAAATTCGAGATGACGCGGGGCGCGGACACCCAGTGGAGTGGAGCCAGCTCCTTCGACTTCGGCCAAGAGCGCTATCTCTTCGGCGTCCCCGGCGCGGCCAACCCCGCCTCCGGCAGCCGCGAGTTCGCCATCCATGACCTCAATACGAATCAGTGGTCTTACTCCGGCATCGTTCCCATCACCGGCCAGACCTACACGCTGGTCGCAAAGATCGACTTCGACAGCGACATTGCCGCGCTCTACCTCGATCCCGATCTGGCCCAAGCCGAGGGCCTGAACGATCCCGCCGCCGTCTATCCACACACCAGCGACAACTGGTCCAGCTCCGTCCGTCTCGCCTCCGGGGGCAGCGGCCAAGTGCAGTGGGACAATCTGCGAGTCGCCTACACTTGGGGCGAACTCAATGACGGCCCGCCGGTCGCGAACGACGACAGCGTGACCTTGCATCACAACACCATCGCCCGCATCAAGGTGCTGGGGAACGACGGCGGTGCGATCGATCCATCCTCCGTTTCCATTCTTGCCCAAGCATCCCACGGGCAGGCCGAAGCCAATGCGGACGGCACGATCCTCTATCGCCATCTCGGCGGCACTCCGGCTACCGACGCCTTCACCTATCAAGTCAGGAATCCGGACAACACCTTCTCCGACACCGCGACGGTCACCCTGAACTTCACGGGGGCCGCCCGCTTCGATTCCGACTTCGTTTCCTTCCCCTCCTCACCGCCCCTCGGCGCACTGCGTGTCGAGGATGCTTTCCCCGGAGTCACCTTCGACTCGCCTCATGGCTTCTCGACCATCCCCGGGGACACCAGAAAACTCTTCATTACGGAAGGAGGCGGACGGGTGTTCCTGATCCCGGACATCAGCACCCCCGCGAAGGTTCAGATCCTCGACATCAGCGCTGCCGTGCAGCACGACAACAACGAGCAGGCGCTCAAAGGCATCGCCGCCCATCCCCAGTGGGCAAGCAATGGCTACATCTACGTGACCTACAACTCGAAGGCAGGCACCGTCCGACTGTCCCGCTTCACTTGCGAGACCACCGCGCCTTACACCGCGGGATCGGAGCTGATCCTCATCGATCAGGATTGCGACGATTCGATCCACAACATCGGCACCTGTCAGTTCGGTCCGGACGGATACCTCTACGTCAGCTTTGGCGACGAAGGCACCCAACAGGACGGCCACAACAACTCCCAGCACATCGACCGCAACCTCTGGTCCTGTATCATCCGCATCGATGTCGACAAAAAGCCTGGCAGCCTTCCCCCGAACGCCGATCCGGGAGCCGACCCCTACGCCGGCCCCGATCCCGCGGGCCAGAGCAATGATGCCGATCTCGTCATCCCGCGTGTCGCAGGCGAGGCTCACTACGCCATCCCGGCAGATAACCCCTTCGTGGGCGCCACCAGCTTCAACGGCATCACCTTGGATCCCGCCCGAGTCCGCACGGAGATCTTCGTGGCCGGACTTCGCAACCCCTGGCGATTCTCACCGGAAGACAGCGATGGCAACGGCAGCGTGGACCAGATCTGGGTGGGCGACGTCGGACGGAGCGCCCGGGAGGAACTCAGCGTGCTCACTCCGGGCGACAACGGCGGCTGGGGCTGGCGCGAGGGCAGCGTCGCCGGCATGCGCGACGGTGACGATCTCAATGGCGCACCTGAATCCGCGGCCACGCTCGCTGCGCCCCTGTGGGACTATGCTCACGGCGGAGGAAGCCTCCAAGGCCAGTCCATCACCGGCGGCTTCATCTATCGCGGCACCGCCATCCCGCAGCTCTCCGGAAAATACATCTTCGCCGACTACGTCTCCGGAAACATCTGGAGCCTCACCCCGGGCGGCGGCGCTCCCGTGATTGAACGCCTCGGCGGGGAAGTGGCCATCGTCGGCCTGCTCACCGATCCTGCCACGGGAGACATTCTCCTTCTCGATCGCGGCAACAACGGCACCTCGCAGGGCACCGGAGGCATCAAACGTCTCACGCTCGGCACGGACGACAGCACGCTTCCAGCCACCCTCTCCGCCACGAACTTTTTCGCAGACATCGCCGAGCTTACCCCGAACCCGGGAGCCCAAGCCTATGTGCCGAATCTACGCTTCTGGTCAGACCACGCGGAGAAGCAGCGCTGGTTTCTCATCAAAAACAGCACCGATACCCTCGGCTACTCGCAGGACGCCGCCTGGAGCCAGCCCGCAGGAATGATCTGGGTGAAGCACTTCGACTATCCCTTGGAATGGGAGAGCTTCACCCGCAGCATCAACGGTCAGAGCTATACCGATCGCCGCCCCGTGGCCGGCTCCGCCCGACGTCGCCTGGAAACTCGCTTCCTGATTCGGAACGAAGACGGAGCCTACGGGATCTCCTACCGCTGGGCAGCACCCGATAGCGGGGTTCAGACCGATGCCGCACTCGCCGACGATGACGGTGAGAGCTTCGACATCGGCATCACCCTCGACGGCAGTCCGTCCGCCGCCACTTGGGAGATCCCTTCACGTGCCGCCTGCATGACTTGCCATACCCCGGAAGCGGGCCATGCCCTCTCCTTCAATACTCGCCAGCTTAATACCGTCGGCACCGTTTCAGGTCTCACCGGGAACCTTCTGACAGTGCTTTCCAGCACAGGTTATCTCGACGGCTTCTCCGGGGATCCCGCCTCGCTCCCGCGTCACTATCGCCCGGATGAGAGCGGGGAGTCGCTTGAGGCGCGGGTCCGCTCCTACATCGATGTGAACTGCGCCTATTGCCACAAGTCCGGCGGCACCGGCGGCGGCACATGGGATGGCCGAGCCCATCTTCCGCTCGCACAGACCGGGCTGATTCACGGTGCGACCGTCGACGCCCCCCTTCACCCCGACGATCGTCTTGTCGTTCCCGGCAATATCCCCCGCTCCATCCTCTTCAACCGCATCGCCGGAGCAAATGGCTATACTGGCATGCCTCCGCTCGCCACGAACCTACCCGACCTGGAGGCGGCCGACCTTGTCGCAAATTGGATCAGCCAGGAGCTTCATCCCTTCGGCACCTATCAGGAGTGGCGCATCGCACGCTTCGGCAACGACACCTCGACCGCCGGGCTCTCGACCGCCAATCCCGACGGAGACAAGCTCGACAACTTCGGCGAGTGGGCCTTCGGCACCGATCCCCTATCAGCGGACGACGCCAAGGCGGCAACCGCTCTCCTGCTAGCACGCCCCTCCAGCGGAGAGTTTCGCTTCACGCATCGCAGGCTCCGAGCCCACGCCCTCGCCGGCATCCACTACACTTATCGTACTAGCGAGGATCTCTCGGAGTGGTCCGGGGTTTCCGTGATCGAAGAAGCAGCGGTATCGTCCCCAACCGATCCCGCCTACGAGACCGTCACGCTCGCACTCACACCATCGCAATTGAGCGGAGTAAGCCGCCTCTTTCTCCAAGTCCACGCGAGCCCTTGA
- a CDS encoding ECF-type sigma factor produces MEGTTHSDSERDGFPGSSDELLPIVYEELRRLAAFRLKHEGGSKTLQPTALVHEAWIRLASAEVKPWENQAHFFNAAAQAMRRILVDRARAQSRQKRTQPEEMAIGESAGESDAHILMIHECLTRLEKIDPYSAKVVLLKFYGGLSSEEISNITGRSVRSVERQWMFAKAKLYQMIREDQSEGSP; encoded by the coding sequence ATGGAAGGAACCACCCACTCGGACTCGGAACGGGACGGCTTTCCCGGATCGTCCGATGAACTGCTTCCAATCGTTTACGAGGAACTGCGACGTCTTGCCGCCTTCCGATTGAAGCATGAGGGTGGGAGCAAGACGTTACAGCCGACCGCGCTGGTGCACGAGGCGTGGATCCGCCTCGCTTCCGCGGAGGTGAAGCCATGGGAAAACCAGGCACACTTCTTCAATGCGGCGGCGCAGGCAATGCGACGGATTCTGGTCGACCGGGCGCGGGCGCAATCCCGGCAAAAGCGGACGCAGCCGGAGGAGATGGCCATCGGCGAGTCTGCGGGGGAAAGCGATGCCCACATCCTGATGATCCACGAGTGCCTGACGCGGCTGGAGAAGATCGACCCCTATTCCGCGAAGGTGGTGCTGCTGAAGTTCTACGGGGGACTTAGTAGCGAGGAGATCAGCAACATCACAGGGCGCAGCGTGCGCTCGGTGGAGCGGCAGTGGATGTTCGCGAAGGCGAAGCTCTACCAGATGATCCGCGAGGACCAATCGGAAGGAAGCCCATGA
- a CDS encoding RNA polymerase sigma factor yields MPIQPDLVESKEQFVERALADYESPLVGYAYGFVHDVERARDIVQDTFIRLCQQDVAKVKDGLKTWLFTVCRNRALDVLRKESRVSALDESEYHSQPSDSLSPDRSLDQAERLEQTMRYLSRLPENQQTVILMKFRDGHSYQEICEATGLSSGNVGFLIHTGLKRLRELLPSDLLSPP; encoded by the coding sequence GTGCCGATCCAGCCCGACCTCGTGGAATCCAAGGAACAATTCGTCGAACGCGCACTCGCCGACTACGAGTCGCCGCTCGTCGGATACGCCTACGGATTCGTCCACGATGTCGAGCGGGCCCGCGACATCGTCCAAGACACCTTCATCCGCCTCTGCCAGCAGGACGTGGCGAAGGTAAAGGATGGCCTGAAGACCTGGCTCTTCACCGTCTGCCGTAACCGCGCACTCGACGTGCTCCGCAAGGAATCCCGCGTCAGCGCCCTCGACGAAAGCGAATATCACTCCCAGCCCTCCGACAGCCTCTCGCCGGACCGCTCGCTCGATCAGGCCGAAAGACTCGAGCAGACCATGCGTTACCTTTCCCGGCTGCCGGAGAATCAACAAACCGTCATCCTGATGAAGTTCCGCGATGGACACAGTTATCAGGAAATCTGCGAGGCGACCGGCCTCAGCAGCGGCAATGTCGGCTTCCTCATTCACACCGGTCTCAAGCGTCTCCGCGAACTCCTCCCCTCCGACCTTCTCTCTCCGCCATGA
- a CDS encoding redox-sensing transcriptional repressor Rex, whose protein sequence is MEKVDIPKKAIYRLSIYHRCLQRLHDNGQETVSSTALAKAAGVKPAQLRKDLAYFGQFGTRGLGYPVDTLASMIRDVLGRERLQPVVLVGAGNLGSALLHYQGFQKEGFEVVCAFDADPEAAVRRGVAIPVKSDKEIDTFVKDEGVKLAILCVPAGFAQAVANRLVAAGIQGILNFSPVVLEVPEEVVVNNVDLALELEHLSFFVR, encoded by the coding sequence GTGGAAAAGGTCGATATCCCCAAAAAGGCCATTTACCGCCTTTCGATCTACCACCGTTGCCTCCAGCGTCTGCATGACAACGGTCAGGAAACGGTGAGCTCGACCGCGCTCGCGAAAGCCGCCGGGGTGAAGCCCGCCCAGCTCCGCAAGGACTTGGCCTACTTCGGCCAGTTCGGCACCCGTGGACTCGGCTATCCGGTGGACACCTTGGCCTCAATGATCCGGGACGTGCTCGGGCGCGAACGGCTCCAGCCCGTCGTCCTCGTCGGCGCCGGTAATCTTGGCTCGGCACTGCTCCACTACCAAGGGTTCCAGAAAGAAGGTTTCGAGGTCGTCTGCGCCTTCGATGCCGACCCGGAAGCCGCCGTCCGCCGCGGCGTCGCTATTCCGGTGAAGTCGGACAAGGAGATCGACACCTTCGTGAAGGATGAAGGCGTGAAGCTCGCGATTCTCTGCGTACCTGCCGGATTCGCCCAAGCGGTGGCCAACCGTTTGGTCGCGGCTGGCATCCAAGGCATCCTCAATTTCTCTCCGGTCGTGCTCGAAGTCCCCGAGGAAGTCGTCGTGAACAACGTCGATCTGGCCCTCGAACTTGAGCACCTGAGCTTCTTCGTCCGCTAA
- a CDS encoding thrombospondin type 3 repeat-containing protein, producing the protein MKKPIPIALAATALAINPLPAVIIGSEDFTYPNGNIANLSGGTGFNYDNFDKAVTAFPSDWDNAFNTPTISGNALITNNNGAKREYNGTVEGAGGGANDGQDNHERSGAIRAAGRVFYKFTCTRGAGIAWSGLSSYDFGTERVFFGVPGGNGVSGQLEWGVQGNGQTYRSGVPADTNTHTFVAVLDFDRDFIGIWVDPGVTDFYDPANGSNSADAGGLYTATNWSTAVRLASSGNANTTWDDLSIVTTPVEAGLKSYQDLDNDGLPASFETTYGLNDNDDGTIGETTPGAKNGPNGAAGDFDGDGVSNLVEYQDGTFPNDVDTDLDQVPDGEEKTRGTNPLNKDTDGDTIEDWTEINDTLTNPTLADTDSGGTADSTEIALETSPTNIADDPDTNGNLDLVGLDFFDTYTDGPLGGSNGGVGWDYDNNALTETFLGHTTINSSWANFTAAPTVVGGVALTQDSSIRRPFHGGPATATNVVGERTGSWRHDAAATGVNGSDVLYLKVNVFRQTGASWSGVSLFDFNNERIFLGVPSGTNPVSGVQEFGIQQSVGPVAVFSGVAPVSGTTYTLVGRYDFVASKVDLYINPNLNNPEASATIAATLNVAPAQMNATALRLGSGGTGATGWDQLVVGTTWNSLKSLPSDSDGDGMPDDFELLFGFDPDNPSDAGADEDGDGLSNVAEYNLGTNPSNLDSDGDGLNDGAPETNAGTSPLNPDTDGDGLNDGAEVGLGTNPTDADTDDDGQTDRVEVEGDGFGHTSDPLDPNDTIGKPFNLIGIDDFSYPDGSIDSLTGGSYFDYENWLINGPFLGHTGQQSDWDGTATVASGHLVTRETFAARDFNGITEGAGNDGTPTGARLGAINQEASHDKDVVFFKATVTRRAGAGQSLIGPDDFNLERLSFGVVDDGTGPKWGIRENTTPPVYSTDGGALAVANDQTYTVVGKLDFGGDLLSLWVNPNLGDTEANNAAQVTRAYTGTNWASGIRLFSTGTGDTEWDNVVVANTWDKLVGQPQLDIKLSVASFNATTGALSLNAAGIPANATFHLRSSTNLQSFVPLSPPVNIDSTTPQPIQIQVNPNTAQKLFFRIEEGPSPAP; encoded by the coding sequence ATGAAAAAACCCATACCCATCGCTTTGGCGGCTACCGCTCTGGCGATCAATCCCCTCCCCGCCGTCATTATCGGATCGGAGGACTTCACCTACCCGAACGGTAACATCGCCAACCTCAGCGGCGGCACCGGCTTCAACTACGATAACTTCGACAAGGCCGTCACCGCCTTCCCCTCCGACTGGGATAATGCCTTCAATACTCCCACGATCTCCGGGAACGCCCTGATCACCAATAACAACGGTGCCAAGCGGGAGTACAACGGCACCGTGGAAGGTGCTGGCGGGGGTGCCAACGACGGGCAGGACAACCACGAGCGCAGCGGCGCCATCCGCGCTGCCGGCCGTGTTTTCTACAAGTTTACCTGCACCCGCGGGGCGGGCATTGCTTGGAGCGGCCTTAGTTCCTACGACTTCGGCACCGAGCGGGTCTTCTTCGGCGTGCCCGGGGGCAATGGCGTTTCCGGTCAATTGGAATGGGGCGTCCAAGGGAATGGTCAGACCTATCGCTCCGGTGTACCTGCCGACACCAACACGCATACCTTCGTGGCCGTGCTCGACTTCGATCGCGACTTCATCGGGATCTGGGTCGATCCGGGTGTCACCGACTTCTACGATCCTGCCAACGGTTCCAACTCCGCCGACGCTGGCGGTCTCTACACCGCCACCAATTGGTCGACCGCCGTACGACTTGCCTCCAGCGGCAATGCCAATACGACATGGGATGATCTTTCGATCGTCACCACGCCCGTGGAAGCCGGCCTCAAGTCCTATCAGGATCTCGATAACGACGGACTGCCTGCCTCCTTCGAGACCACCTATGGCCTGAACGACAACGACGACGGCACGATCGGGGAAACCACTCCCGGAGCGAAGAATGGCCCCAACGGCGCCGCCGGCGACTTCGACGGAGACGGCGTAAGCAATCTGGTTGAGTATCAGGACGGCACCTTCCCGAACGACGTCGACACCGACCTCGACCAAGTTCCTGACGGCGAGGAGAAGACCCGCGGCACCAACCCGCTCAACAAGGATACCGACGGCGACACCATCGAGGACTGGACTGAAATCAACGACACCCTCACCAATCCCACCCTCGCCGATACCGACAGCGGCGGCACCGCCGACTCCACCGAAATCGCACTGGAAACCTCGCCGACCAACATCGCCGATGATCCGGACACGAACGGCAATCTGGATCTCGTCGGCCTCGACTTCTTCGACACCTATACCGATGGCCCGCTCGGCGGATCCAATGGCGGAGTCGGCTGGGACTACGATAACAACGCTTTGACCGAGACTTTCCTTGGTCACACCACGATCAATTCGTCTTGGGCCAACTTCACTGCGGCGCCAACCGTGGTGGGAGGAGTGGCACTTACTCAGGATAGCTCGATCCGCCGTCCCTTCCACGGTGGCCCTGCCACTGCCACGAACGTGGTCGGCGAGCGCACCGGCTCATGGCGCCATGATGCGGCTGCTACCGGGGTGAACGGAAGCGACGTGCTTTATCTGAAGGTCAATGTGTTCCGCCAGACCGGCGCTTCATGGAGCGGCGTTAGCCTCTTCGACTTCAACAACGAGAGGATCTTCCTCGGTGTGCCCTCCGGCACGAACCCGGTATCGGGCGTGCAGGAATTCGGGATCCAGCAATCCGTGGGACCGGTCGCCGTCTTCTCTGGAGTCGCTCCGGTTTCGGGCACCACTTACACTCTGGTCGGAAGATACGACTTCGTCGCTTCCAAGGTGGATCTCTACATCAACCCGAACCTCAACAATCCGGAGGCAAGCGCCACCATCGCCGCCACTTTGAACGTGGCACCGGCACAGATGAATGCCACCGCCTTGCGCCTCGGTTCCGGCGGCACCGGCGCCACCGGTTGGGATCAACTCGTGGTCGGCACCACGTGGAATAGCCTGAAGTCCTTGCCCTCGGACAGCGATGGCGACGGCATGCCCGACGACTTCGAGCTCCTCTTCGGCTTCGACCCGGACAATCCGAGCGATGCAGGTGCCGATGAGGACGGTGACGGCCTCAGCAACGTGGCCGAATACAACCTCGGAACCAACCCGAGCAACCTGGACAGCGATGGCGACGGCCTCAACGACGGTGCACCGGAAACCAATGCCGGAACTTCCCCGCTCAATCCGGATACGGACGGCGACGGCCTCAACGACGGAGCGGAAGTCGGCCTTGGCACCAATCCGACCGACGCCGATACCGATGATGATGGCCAAACCGACAGGGTTGAAGTCGAAGGCGATGGCTTCGGCCACACCTCGGACCCGCTTGATCCGAACGACACCATCGGAAAGCCCTTCAACTTGATCGGCATCGATGACTTCAGCTATCCCGACGGCAGCATCGACAGCCTCACGGGGGGCAGCTACTTCGACTACGAGAACTGGCTGATCAACGGTCCCTTCCTCGGCCACACCGGCCAGCAATCGGACTGGGATGGCACGGCGACCGTTGCGAGCGGCCATCTCGTCACCCGCGAGACCTTCGCTGCCCGCGACTTCAATGGCATCACCGAAGGCGCCGGTAACGACGGCACTCCTACCGGGGCCCGCCTCGGTGCCATCAACCAAGAGGCATCCCATGATAAAGACGTGGTCTTCTTCAAGGCCACGGTGACCCGCCGTGCAGGTGCCGGGCAGAGCCTCATCGGGCCGGACGACTTCAACCTCGAGCGCCTTTCCTTCGGCGTGGTGGATGATGGCACCGGACCGAAGTGGGGCATCCGCGAGAACACCACCCCGCCGGTCTACAGCACCGATGGTGGCGCGCTGGCCGTCGCGAACGATCAAACTTACACCGTGGTCGGCAAGCTAGACTTCGGCGGTGACCTGCTCAGCCTCTGGGTAAACCCCAACCTGGGCGATACCGAAGCGAACAACGCGGCGCAAGTCACCCGGGCCTACACCGGCACGAACTGGGCCTCCGGCATCCGTCTCTTCTCCACCGGCACCGGTGATACCGAGTGGGACAACGTGGTGGTGGCGAACACCTGGGACAAGCTGGTCGGCCAGCCGCAGCTCGACATCAAGCTGTCCGTGGCCTCGTTCAACGCGACGACCGGGGCGCTGAGCCTGAATGCCGCGGGCATTCCTGCCAACGCCACCTTCCACCTGCGCAGCTCGACGAACCTGCAAAGCTTCGTTCCGCTGAGCCCGCCGGTGAATATCGATAGCACCACCCCGCAGCCAATTCAGATCCAAGTGAATCCGAATACGGCCCAGAAGCTCTTCTTCCGGATTGAGGAAGGACCTTCACCGGCCCCGTAA
- a CDS encoding VWA domain-containing protein, with product MNIGPDDPRLSAWVLGELPAAEAAAVRTAVAADPALQQQVAELRQMSEFLGSTLATATLRPDQRETVRRTAAANVIAFPAASPVASRKPGRRIWPLVLSAAAALAFAAYLAPRPDKATVTDSVVSSTGKTDDKQAPTQPYTGPRISTLPTAPEQTRPVPNPAPMLDYMARDLAANSLPDPTTLPPTAPLPAMRNDAEIGLPLLVGRDSYNWVRGWIREKNELPPKDAVRIEELANAFPLPADEETREFAGLKVACVSMPSPWSGAGRLVGVQIANESGQARQVEWSFSPAPGARQGGVRVLASTGGSGNEASDLPSGRRTLVLIELASATDTAGDLVVSAAGRSKRFPALEAKDPALQQAGLLAAFGIWLRGEGIDDSRLATILAATEKNGPPASSSPSEWADSRRLVREALDIAARKK from the coding sequence ATGAACATCGGACCCGATGATCCCCGCCTCAGCGCTTGGGTGCTGGGCGAACTCCCCGCCGCCGAGGCCGCCGCCGTGAGGACAGCGGTCGCTGCCGATCCCGCCCTGCAGCAGCAGGTCGCGGAACTCCGGCAGATGAGCGAATTCCTCGGCAGCACTTTGGCCACCGCCACCCTTCGTCCGGATCAGCGCGAGACCGTCCGCCGTACTGCCGCGGCCAATGTGATTGCTTTCCCCGCTGCCTCTCCGGTCGCCTCCCGCAAGCCCGGCCGCCGTATCTGGCCGCTCGTCTTGAGTGCCGCCGCGGCCCTCGCTTTCGCCGCTTACCTGGCCCCCCGTCCCGACAAGGCCACGGTCACGGATTCGGTCGTCTCCTCCACCGGCAAGACGGACGACAAGCAAGCGCCCACACAGCCTTACACCGGCCCGCGCATTTCCACTCTCCCTACAGCGCCGGAGCAGACCCGGCCCGTCCCGAATCCAGCCCCTATGCTGGACTACATGGCACGCGATCTCGCGGCGAATTCCCTGCCCGATCCCACGACCCTGCCTCCCACCGCTCCGCTGCCTGCCATGCGCAACGATGCGGAGATCGGCCTGCCGCTCCTGGTCGGTCGGGACAGTTACAACTGGGTCCGCGGGTGGATCCGTGAAAAGAACGAGCTTCCTCCGAAGGATGCGGTCCGCATCGAGGAACTCGCCAACGCTTTCCCGCTTCCCGCCGATGAAGAGACCCGCGAATTCGCCGGCCTCAAGGTCGCCTGCGTCTCCATGCCCTCGCCTTGGTCGGGAGCCGGTCGCCTCGTCGGTGTCCAGATCGCGAACGAATCCGGACAAGCCCGCCAGGTCGAATGGTCCTTCAGCCCGGCACCGGGTGCCCGCCAAGGCGGCGTCCGCGTCCTCGCCTCGACCGGCGGCAGCGGCAATGAAGCTTCCGACCTGCCTTCGGGCCGCCGGACTCTCGTCCTGATCGAGCTAGCATCCGCCACGGATACCGCGGGCGATCTGGTGGTATCCGCCGCCGGTCGCAGCAAACGCTTCCCGGCCTTGGAAGCGAAAGACCCCGCCCTGCAGCAGGCAGGACTACTGGCCGCCTTCGGCATCTGGCTGAGAGGCGAGGGCATCGATGACTCGCGGCTTGCCACAATCCTAGCCGCCACCGAGAAAAATGGCCCACCGGCCTCCTCCTCTCCATCCGAGTGGGCCGACTCCCGACGGCTTGTTCGCGAGGCGCTCGATATTGCCGCACGCAAGAAGTGA